A window from Bacteroidota bacterium encodes these proteins:
- a CDS encoding tetratricopeptide repeat protein, protein MLKRNTCLTICLIVVNFLAAQQANIDNLKQQGSITANDTLRLVSYRNLSRLFAEVDPDSAYHYAEKSLQLSRQLHFKLDEGSALREMGYALLNKGNYPRSLKTVLSAMAILENPKSEEKVLVGKFPGDDELIYRTASPHEQRLSEIAFTHQILGVLYANSNNYEKALVHHLEGKQKAEESGNIPLQSIINMTMGRVYLNLKKPDSALISELLAYKQIMQKGYTRYLGSALLNTGRIYFAMGEKDSAIHFYRRALDASKKYYYFRGVAASNLALADIHKQMNRPDSNLFYIRNALSAAYDLDAPDLFLRAYTALAGYYKTSGNNDSAVKYQSLIIKINDSLFNSKQAQDFQNIDFDERQRQQDIETANGAYRNKVRTNMLLFGIAIFLLIAIILWRNGLQRKKANTLLSTQKKELETTLSKLQVTQKQLIQSEKMASLGELTAGIAHEIQNPLNFVNNFSEVNTELIDEMKEQLALDNKQQALEIANDIKENEQKINYHGKRADSIVKGMLQHSRSSTGQKEPVDINNLVDECLRLSFHGMRAKDNSFNAKSETDFDTTITTVNVVSQEIGRVMLNLFTNSFYSVLQKQKTASGDFEPVVSVKTKMHPGAVHIIVRDNGNGIPQRVIDKIFQPFFTTKPTGEGTGLGLSMSYDIITKGHGGELKVETKEGEFAEFTIILPI, encoded by the coding sequence ATGCTGAAACGAAATACCTGTTTAACGATTTGTCTTATTGTGGTAAATTTTCTTGCAGCCCAGCAAGCCAATATTGATAACCTGAAGCAACAGGGTAGCATTACTGCAAATGACACCCTGAGATTAGTAAGTTATCGCAATCTTTCCCGTTTATTTGCAGAAGTAGACCCTGACAGTGCATATCATTATGCCGAGAAGTCCTTACAACTCTCACGGCAGTTGCATTTCAAACTTGACGAAGGAAGTGCATTAAGGGAAATGGGTTATGCTCTTTTGAATAAAGGCAATTACCCCAGATCATTGAAAACTGTTTTATCCGCTATGGCTATTTTGGAAAATCCTAAAAGTGAGGAGAAGGTACTGGTGGGCAAATTCCCCGGTGATGATGAACTTATATATCGTACTGCGAGTCCACATGAACAAAGACTTAGCGAAATTGCTTTCACTCACCAGATATTAGGTGTTTTGTATGCTAATTCAAATAACTATGAGAAAGCATTGGTGCATCACCTGGAGGGTAAACAAAAAGCGGAGGAGTCGGGTAATATCCCACTGCAAAGTATAATCAATATGACAATGGGCAGAGTGTATTTGAATTTGAAAAAACCAGATTCTGCCCTGATCTCCGAATTGCTGGCATATAAGCAAATTATGCAAAAAGGATATACCCGGTATCTCGGAAGTGCATTGCTCAATACGGGGCGAATCTATTTTGCCATGGGAGAAAAAGATTCAGCTATACATTTTTACAGAAGGGCATTAGATGCCAGTAAAAAATATTATTATTTCAGGGGTGTGGCGGCAAGCAACCTGGCGTTGGCTGATATACATAAACAAATGAACCGGCCAGATTCAAATCTTTTTTATATCCGCAATGCCCTGTCTGCAGCTTATGACCTGGATGCTCCTGACTTGTTTTTACGTGCATATACTGCATTGGCTGGTTATTATAAAACAAGTGGCAACAATGATAGTGCTGTAAAATACCAGTCGCTGATCATAAAAATTAATGACAGCCTTTTTAATTCAAAACAAGCACAGGATTTTCAGAATATTGATTTTGATGAAAGACAGCGGCAGCAGGATATTGAAACTGCAAATGGTGCATACCGGAATAAAGTAAGAACAAATATGTTGCTTTTTGGCATTGCAATTTTTTTGCTTATTGCAATCATATTGTGGAGGAATGGTCTGCAACGGAAAAAAGCAAACACATTATTGTCCACCCAAAAGAAAGAGTTGGAAACTACATTAAGTAAGTTACAAGTAACGCAGAAGCAACTGATCCAATCAGAAAAAATGGCTTCGCTTGGAGAACTTACTGCAGGTATTGCACATGAAATTCAAAACCCTTTAAATTTTGTAAATAATTTTTCAGAAGTAAATACGGAATTGATAGATGAAATGAAAGAGCAACTGGCCTTAGATAATAAGCAACAAGCACTAGAGATCGCTAATGACATTAAAGAAAATGAACAAAAAATAAATTACCATGGCAAACGTGCCGACTCAATTGTAAAAGGTATGCTGCAACACAGCCGCAGCAGTACCGGTCAAAAAGAACCCGTAGATATCAATAACCTGGTGGATGAATGCCTGCGGCTGAGTTTTCATGGAATGCGGGCAAAGGATAATTCATTCAATGCAAAATCAGAAACAGATTTTGATACAACCATTACAACCGTAAATGTGGTGTCGCAGGAAATTGGACGGGTAATGCTTAACTTATTTACCAATTCATTTTATTCTGTTTTACAAAAACAAAAAACGGCTTCCGGCGACTTTGAACCAGTTGTTTCGGTTAAAACAAAAATGCATCCCGGGGCAGTACATATTATTGTCCGGGATAATGGTAATGGTATTCCCCAAAGAGTAATTGATAAAATCTTCCAGCCTTTCTTTACCACCAAACCTACCGGTGAAGGCACAGGCCTGGGGCTTAGTATGAGTTATGACATCATTACAAAGGGTCACGGAGGTGAATTGAAGGTGGAAACAAAAGAAGGAGAATTTGCAGAGTTCACCATTATTTTACCCATATAA